TGGTCGCCCTCATCCCCTTGCGCCAGTCTCGGCAGGGGTTTCTTTGGGATGACCAGAATATGCACAGGGGCTTGCGGATTGATATCGCGAATCGCGAAAGCCAGATCGTCCTCATGGACAATCCCGGCCGGGATTTCCTTATCGAGGATTCGCTCAAAAAGGGTTTTCTCACTCATGTCGAAGCCGGATTTGAGGTTTATGGACAGCCGTCCTACATGCCTTCTTCGGGCACATCCAGAACGGTGAACATCAGCTCTGCGGAGGAAGCTAGTTCTCCCTCGACAAAGCACTTAGCGGAGGCACTGGCGAGGCGGTTGGCCCGGACCTTGGTAATTTTCACGTTGATCTCAAGTTGGTCGCCAGGGATCACGGCACGCCGGAACTTAACCTTGTCGGCGCTCATGAAGAGGGCGACTTTCCCCTCGGAAGAAATCTTGCGGAGCATCAGGAGTCCGGCTGCCTGGGCCATCGATTCCATCTGGAGGACACCCGGCATGACCGGATTTCCCGGAAAATGACCGGTGAAGTATGGCTCATTGATAGTGACATTCTTGATGGCCGTGATCTCCTCGTCGTCCTTCAACTCGATGACACGGTCGACAAGAACGAACGGGTAAGCATGCGGGAGAATATCGAGAATCCGCCGGATATTGATCTGAGTCTCGTCCGGGGAGATCATTTTGCTCTTCTTGGCTGCCGGGCCGTCCTTGCGCACGGGTTCGAGTGCCTTGGGCTCCGGTTTGGCCTGCATTTTCTGGAACAGGACCTTGGTCAACTCGGAATTCAGCTTATGTCCCGGGCGGACGGCGACAATGTGCGCCTTGAGGGATTTTCCAAGCAGCGAGAGATCGCCGACAATATCGAGAATCTTATGCCGGACAAACTCATCCTCAAAGCGGAGCGGTTCCTTTGAAAGGATCTGGTCACCCTTGATAACAATGGCTGAATCGA
This region of Oceanipulchritudo coccoides genomic DNA includes:
- a CDS encoding histidine triad nucleotide-binding protein; the encoded protein is MSEKTLFERILDKEIPAGIVHEDDLAFAIRDINPQAPVHILVIPKKPLPRLAQGDEGDQALLGHLLLVAAKLAKSENLAEGYRVVINNGPHGGESVPHLHVHLLGGRQMTWPPG
- a CDS encoding bifunctional UDP-3-O-[3-hydroxymyristoyl] N-acetylglucosamine deacetylase/3-hydroxyacyl-ACP dehydratase; translation: MRQRTLLREVSTHGKALHTGQMVHLTFKPAPVNHGIVFKRTDLYGKPEVQPKIEFVQDKLVRSTDISSGHTSLHTIEHVLSALAGCGIDNCLVELDASEPPILDGSAKHYVNLIQKAEPVEQDADRDCFELKEPISVTEGNRSIIALPYNGFKVTCTSADDRGIHTQHLSIDISPDEYIAGIAPARTFTVYEDIEPLLKMGKIQGGSLDSAIVIKGDQILSKEPLRFEDEFVRHKILDIVGDLSLLGKSLKAHIVAVRPGHKLNSELTKVLFQKMQAKPEPKALEPVRKDGPAAKKSKMISPDETQINIRRILDILPHAYPFVLVDRVIELKDDEEITAIKNVTINEPYFTGHFPGNPVMPGVLQMESMAQAAGLLMLRKISSEGKVALFMSADKVKFRRAVIPGDQLEINVKITKVRANRLASASAKCFVEGELASSAELMFTVLDVPEEGM